The following coding sequences lie in one Aspergillus luchuensis IFO 4308 DNA, chromosome 8, nearly complete sequence genomic window:
- a CDS encoding SDR family oxidoreductase (COG:Q;~EggNog:ENOG410PNVS;~InterPro:IPR002347,IPR036291;~PFAM:PF00106,PF13561,PF08659,PF01370;~go_process: GO:0055114 - oxidation-reduction process [Evidence IEA]) has product MSNFLVTGSSRGLGLELVRQLSARACLEGGLVIATARKCSPKLTELIAQSNGCIVFVALDISEESMIAESAEQVRSALNENSLDMLINCAGVHSETHGKLASMSDLDYQLSVNVTGTHNVLRHYLPLMQNSKVKKIINISSAYGSITSAREVSYAPCPAYKISKAALNALTVQYALSYQDEGFIFLAVSPGWLQSDMGGKHADLTVPQGAEAVLNIAMSADRVDNGRFKNIHVPGWEAYKGQDVPW; this is encoded by the exons ATGTCGAACTTTCTCGTTACTGGCAGTTCCCGCGGCTTAGGCTTAGAGTTAGTGAGGCAGCTATCTGCCCGAGCCTGCCTCGAAGGAGGGTTGGTTATTGCAACGGCGCGGAAATGCAGCCCGAAACTTACAGAACTTATCGCTCAGTCCAATGGGTGCATTGTCTTTGTTGCTTTGGATATTTCTGAGGAGTCAATGATCGCTGAATCAGCCGAGCAAGTCAGATCAGCGTTAAACGAAAACAGTCTGGACATGTTGATTAATTGCGCTGGAGTTCATAGTGAGACACATGGAAAACTAGCGTCAAT GTCCGACCTCGACTACCAGTTGTCAGTGAATGTAACTGGAACACACAACGTCCTTCGCCACTATCTTCCCTTGATGCAGAACAGcaaggtcaagaagatcatcaaTAT TTCGAGTGCATATGGCTCGATTACCAGTGCGCGCGAAGTATCATACGCTCCTTGCCCGGCATACAAGATCAGCAAAGCAGCACTGAACGCCTTAACGGTCCAATACGCGCTGTCATACCAAGATGAAGGATTTATTTTCCTCGCAGTCAGCCCTGGA TGGCTGCAAAGTGACATGGGTGGGAAGCATGCCGACCTGACCGTGCCTCAAGGTGCAGAGGCGGTCTTAAACATCGCTATGTCCGCAGACCGTGTGGACAATGGCCGGTTCAAAAATATTCATGTCCCAGGGTGGGAGGCCTATAAAGGCCAGGACGTCCCCTGGTAG
- a CDS encoding fungal specific transcription factor domain-containing protein (COG:S;~EggNog:ENOG410Q1M6;~InterPro:IPR007219;~TransMembrane:1 (o346-368i);~go_function: GO:0003677 - DNA binding [Evidence IEA];~go_function: GO:0008270 - zinc ion binding [Evidence IEA];~go_process: GO:0006351 - transcription, DNA-templated [Evidence IEA]), translating into MEEFQPNDPALSIPDAPPRELLFMLLQGPPESMCIQWPDHISRKTYEEMATALLRSEPRLQGQRLHQYSICIYVKAIFHIYQVSRTVRSPLLKSQLSQSRSTYIAATIRSIENLSILKQPDLSTIQALLSSALLMQHLGRLNQCWVLTSYAARQIASLNYHKIRRVPARSDSELEVYSAVYWCYYLDRTLSSLLSRPPSLPDLDVSPTDLIVLDPCSPYDTLLRVLLDLAQVQGKLHAVSSDTRNTPDSQALETCQLLESRMQSILREMPSNRASLPKMVQHDWVAVDFCYYAIMVEIDRTRLKNSFSPVIHRECLVHARQSLGAFHFIQQHAEEMPGFEEPYPSFLTWTLFFYPLSAFFVVICNIIGTLDHDDFKLLQQITQSLSQFKQDPHLGKRLNLLQSLEDLCEPLFQEGASGPENISSNLRASSPNQVMEPVTMDGIPPSASFDSNFGLNDEPIPNSELDASADWLMWQLFNSQIPAGWLSSSMDPFEI; encoded by the exons ATGGAAGAGTTTCAGCCTAACGATCCCGCCCTTTCGATTCCTGATGCACCCCCTCGAGAGCTGTTGTTTATGCTCCTACAAG GGCCGCCGGAATCGATGTGCATTCAGTGGCCGGATCACATCTCGCGCAAAACATATGAAGAAATGGCTACAGCCTTGTTACGAAGTGAGCCTCGGCTACAAGGTCAACGTCTCCATCAGTATAGCATTTGCATATATGTGAAAGCaatatttcatatatatCAGGTGTCACGAACCGTGCGCAGCCCGCTCCTGAAATCACAGCTGTCCCAATCTAGGTCGACTTACATCGCAGCGACAATTCGGAGCATTGAGAACCTGAGCATACTCAAACAGCCAGACCTCTCGACCATACAAGCTCTACTCTCGAGT GCATTGCTTATGCAGCACCTGGGGAGGCTGAACCAATGTTGGGTCCTTACCTCTTATGCTGCCCGACAGATTGCATCTCTTAACTACCACAAGATCCGCAGGGTACCAGCGCGCTCAGACTCGGAGTTAGAGGTATATAGTGCGGTATACTGGTGCTACTATCTGGATCGGACGTTAAGTTCCCTTCTCAGTCGCCCTCCGTCATTGCCTGATCTTGATGTATCCCCGACGGATCTCATTGTATTAGACCCATGTTCGCCATATGATACTCTTTTACGTGTCCTGCTTGACCTCGCACAGGTTCAGGGGAAATTACATGCAGTATCTTCCGACACGAGGAATACTCCGGATAGCCAGGCTTTGGAGACCTGTCAGCTCCTTGAGTCCAGGATGCAGAGCATTCTTCGAGAAATGCCATCG AATCGTGCATCCCTCCCGAAAATGGTACAACATGATTGGGTTGCGGTCGACTTCTGCTACTACGCGATTATGGTCGAGATCGACCGAACACGCTTGAAAAACTCGTTTAGTCCAGTGATACACAGGGAATGTCTCGTACATGCCAGACAGTCACTTGGAGCATTTCACTTTATCCAGCAGCATGCGGAGGAAATGCCGGGATTTGAAGAGCCATATCCATCATTCTTGACATG GACTTTGTTCTTCTACCCACTAAGCGCCTTCTTTGTGGTCATCTGCAATATCATCGGAACTTTAGATCATGACGATTTCAAACTGCTTCAACAAATAACGCAGAGTTTGTCACAGTTCAAGCAAGATCCACACCTTGGAAAACGTTTAAACCTTCTCCAGTCGTTGGAAGATCTCTGCGAACCGCTGTTCCAAGAAGGGGCTTCTGGCCCAGAAAATATATCATCAAACCTCCGTGCATCGTCCCCGAATCAAGTAATGGAACCTGTCACTATGGATGGCATTCCTCCGAGCGCCTCCTTCGATAGCAATTTCGGGCTAAATGATGAACCGATACCGAACTCGGAATTGGACGCCTCAGCCGACTGGCTGATGTGGCAGCTTTTCAATAGCCAGATTCCAGCGGGTTggcttagtagtagtatggaCCCTTTTGAAATATGA
- a CDS encoding FAD-binding oxidoreductase (COG:C;~EggNog:ENOG410PWHK;~InterPro:IPR016166,IPR006094,IPR036318;~PFAM:PF01565;~go_function: GO:0016491 - oxidoreductase activity [Evidence IEA];~go_function: GO:0050660 - flavin adenine dinucleotide binding [Evidence IEA];~go_function: GO:0071949 - FAD binding [Evidence IEA];~go_process: GO:0055114 - oxidation-reduction process [Evidence IEA]), with amino-acid sequence MAEPCTVQNHLKMLESFLHPGEIIRPTSPDYQSRIETWAAQKQLNPHIVLRPTSVNSLSKAIAYLYSTNLDFAIYGHGFMSASASDVLVNMSAFDGFHLDRDSELATIGAGQTWSDVYQKLSEVAPEYGIVGARTPCVGVAGTIISGGFSWLSREYSCVSDPANMLDAKVVKYDGSVVWASSEPDLLWALRGGGGGFGVVVEVVLRVFPYPQNIWAGPILIPREQLEVTADEIAKFVSRPLDPKISMFLYVVKKRLLKSIGADSDMLVLHAFDACGEAHGRANFQWALSIPGAIDHTKVTTFAGVADLQDKVHIAKGTMKQFWSPLLLRELSKDTIINAVQWSEDIGRLDESLGDCTYLIFELLCSRDPPGGVASCAWPRPQGVKHILLMGPGCPADAGRDHEDLVRDLAIKAGSTVLGENADLHYLPNGYEKFYDARKIWGPHFAQLQDLRTRYDPLGRFKGAVTHSHK; translated from the exons ATGGCCGAACCATGCACCGTGCAGAATCATCTCAAGATGCTGGAATCATTCCTGCATCCAGGTGAAATAATTCGTCCTACTTCCCCAGATTACCAATCGAGAATTGAGACCTGGGCTGCCCAAAAACAACTGAATCCTCACATTGTTCTTCGACCCACATCTGTTAACTCTTTGAGCAAGGCAATCGCCTACCTTTACTCCACCAATCTGGACTTTGCTATATACGGCCATGGGTTCATGTCCGCATCCGCAAGCGATGTGTTGGTGAATATGTCGGCGTTCGATGGCTTTCACCTCGATAGAGATTCGGAACTCGCTACGATCGGAGCTGGACAGACATGGTCAGATGTCTATCAGAAGCTGAGTGAAGTCGCACCGGAATATGGAA TCGTGGGAGCCCGCACCCCTTGTGTGGGCGTTGCAGGCACTATCATCAGCGGTGGCTTTTCATGGCTTTCCAGAGAGTACTCGTGTGTCTCAGACCCAGCGAATATGCTGGATGCAAAAGTTGTGAAGTATGATGGCTCGGTTGTTTGGGCATCCTCGGAGCCAGATCTTTTGTGGGCATTAcgtggcggcggaggtggcttTGGCG TCGTCGTTGAGGTTGTGCTACGAGTGTTCCCTTATCCCCAGAATATTTGGGCTGGCCCGATTCTGATACCGCGAGAGCAGCTCGAGGTAACAGCAGACGAAATTGCCAAGTTTGTTTCTCGACCTCTTGATCCGAAGATCTCCATGTTTTTATACGTCGTGAAGAAGCGGCTGCTAAAGTCCATCGGGGCGGACTCAGATATGTTGGTACTTCATGCTTTTGATGCCTGCGGGGAAGCGCATGGTCGGGCCAACTTCCAGTGGGCACTAAGCATCCCCGGAGCTATTGACCATACCAAGGTCACCACCTTTGCTGGTGTTGCAGATTTACAGG ATAAGGTGCATATTGCCAAAGGCACCATGAAGCAGTTCTGGTCGCCGTTGCTTCTACGAGAACTTTCAAaggacaccatcatcaacgctGTTCAGTGGTCTGAAGATATCGGAAGACTGGACGAATCGCTCGGTGACTGCACCTATTTGATCTTTGAGCTGCTGTGTTCG CGCGACCCCCCGGGAGGAGTAGCCAGCTGCGCCTGGCCACGACCTCAAGGGGTCAAGCATATCTTGCTTATGGGTCCCGGATGTCCGGCTGATGCAGGACGTGACCACGAAGATCTGGTACGAGATCTTGCTATCAAGGCAGGCTCCACCGTCTTGGGGGAGAATGCAGATCTGCATTACCTTCCTAATGGGTATGAAAAGTTCTATGACGCGAGAAAG ATTTGGGGACCACATTTCGCTCAGTTGCAAGATTTGAGAACAAGATATGACCCGCTGGGCAGATTCAAGGGGGCAGTTACTCACTCTCATAAATAA
- a CDS encoding uncharacterized protein (COG:S;~EggNog:ENOG410PXG6;~InterPro:IPR014710,IPR011051,IPR025979;~PFAM:PF12973): MHSENDAGFTVHCDSLEWLPLAPSVFIKIVKLVPETGEYTIMVRAEPGGLLPRHRHVESAEIYVLKGSGAHPQTGAFAQGDYVSESKGAVHDPLPFEHETELLMVSRGPSVFLADDGSDLYTMDVAMLQGMVERAK; this comes from the coding sequence ATGCACTCAGAGAACGACGCAGGGTTCACGGTCCACTGCGACAGCCTGGAATGGCTTCCGCTTGCCCCGAGTGTATTCATCAAAATCGTCAAGCTAGTTCCCGAGACCGGAGAATACACAATCATGGTCCGCGCCGAACCCGGTGGActccttcctcgccatcgGCATGTTGAGAGTGCCGAAATTTACGTTCTCAAAGGAAGTGGCGCCCACCCTCAGACAGGCGCGTTTGCTCAGGGGGATTACGTTTCGGAGAGCAAGGGAGCCGTTCATGATCCTCTCCCGTTTGAGCATGAAACGGAGCTTTTGATGGTTAGCAGAGGACCTTCGGTGTTTTTGGCTGATGATGGGTCGGATTTGTATACGATGGATGTGGCGATGTTGCAGGGTATGGTAGAGAGAGCAAAATAG
- a CDS encoding uncharacterized protein (CAZy:GH18;~COG:G;~EggNog:ENOG410PKNR;~InterPro:IPR036861,IPR011583,IPR029226,IPR029070, IPR001223,IPR017853,IPR018392,IPR001002,IPR001579, IPR036779;~PFAM:PF00704,PF14856;~SECRETED:SignalP(1-24);~go_function: GO:0004553 - hydrolase activity, hydrolyzing O-glycosyl compounds [Evidence IEA];~go_function: GO:0008061 - chitin binding [Evidence IEA];~go_process: GO:0005975 - carbohydrate metabolic process [Evidence IEA]) — protein MVALTWLGVAAAFVLTAWPPSAIASPSFHSFASQSYNSGASACPERCRDAGPNTGNWSVYSGFKQIRKCKETIFYDFSLFDNVDDWERTHRIQACSSYGPDFATSPATTTHVTSSKPVDVQFELGWWQEGFGLAGAGMRSIVRQMRHYADGEHGKSDRPSIIYGQSGQATIGLYVGQGLLKQGLSESALKLFQDNLGNLAISTPSLAMQLCEEGYDSTHVFGIMATSNGTFAPIQSAIKSWANATCLSFPGSVKLAGSVKFTTPLLNGNHTTAANSTYLGRNLVRKIITRGSGECTTVQVDAGNSCADLAVKCGISGADFTKYNPANDFCSTLKPKQHVCCSDGNLPDFRPQPNEDGSCRAYQVQADDNCDSLAAEYSLSSDDLENFNKDTWGWNGCELLFKDTVMCLSEGTPPFPAEISNAQCGPQKPGTIPPTNGSNIADLNPCPLNACCNIWGQCGITADFCVDTNTGAPGTAEPGTYGCISNCGMDVVKGSGSGDVKIAYYEGYCLSRECLFQDASQIDTSQYTHLHFGFGTLTDSWEVETGDTLSTYNFGEFKKISGTKRILSIGGWDFSTMPETYKIFRNGVKPANRLTMATNIANFIKDNDLDGVDIDWEYPGAPDLPENDPGTEEDGPNYLAFLVVLKNLLPGKSVSIAAPASYWYLKQFPIKDMARIVDYIVYMTYDLHGQWDAHNSNSQEGCDTGNCLRSQVNLTETKQSLAMITKAGVPGAKVIVGVTSYGRSFKMADPNCWGPECLYTGDRLDSDAKKGKCTNTAGYLAGAEIDDIIKDPSRVVKSYVDTTSNSDILIYDKDEWVGYMSAATKKARTTLYSAWGLGGTSDWASDLQTYHDVPKPATSWANFIQLAKAGEDPKADQTRTGNWTSYDCTDDNVANLFDFTPSQRWKNMDTDTAWSDIIRIWNDTDHPRHISFMQSVESTTHFEYHACDDVEATSCSSIGCEDGANGGQSGPAAFLILYSMAQIHDMYKKYYDGLFQSLSIVGTALDDMENKFAPVPPERDDTWLNILIDMVTLGALGSAGPLFNTMLKDLDWFSGSALDNAKDTTMTLLGQGTTTAKDVLPPGKADWSPEDQDEFSAYMGQVVYGWSNTTSRTLQRLFGGSPENMKTLWEVISDGKLIEGKRNVDPPDTVNPQNELIANINKCVVGFALPALWRQAGSYTFIIDSGQSCDDDPNISEYLDDDTIDATGVCVDNRQYYLAYPDGHATDCTCKIINDSGPCQTVCRDSKFSAPEGIEYISGDNSYYGITINELVKGSVRTWIANGRENGASIADPTNHGTMSDLIDVDVTTPGFMRIPVCSPARAFQSWDTADRDSSPNWPCDIPPGKDECGESTFVDQTSDASPKVEDCRQIIKNIEGDASTSWTTQVVGHNQREIASHASCHFGVEATKTNGNVNFKVGGQDVIDIINDSIDKFARDGLIGAKGNMDCNGNVKSEPVLWGIY, from the coding sequence TGCCAGCCAGAGCTACAATAGCGGTGCTTCCGCCTGTCCTGAGCGCTGCCGTGATGCTGGGCCCAATACGGGGAACTGGTCGGTGTACTCGGGCTTCAAGCAGATCCGGAAGTGCAAGGAAACGATCTTCTATGACTTCTCCCTGTTTGACAATGTTGATGATTGGGAAAGAACCCACCGCATTCAGGCCTGCTCTTCATACGGGCCGGACTTCGCCACTTCTCCGGCGACTACCACTCATGTTACTTCTAGCAAGCCCGTTGATGTTCAGTTTGAACTTGGGTGGTGGCAGGAGGGTTTCGGTCTGGCGGGTGCTGGGATGCGGTCAATTGTTAGGCAGATGCGCCACTATGCCGATGGAGAGCATGGCAAGTCCGATAGGCCATCTATCATATATGGCCAGTCTGGTCAAGCTACAATCGGGTTGTATGTTGGCCAGGGTCTGCTGAAACAAGGGCTCAGCGAGTCTGCGCTCAAGCTCTTCCAGGACAACCTGGGCAATCTTGCCATTTCCACCCCTAGCTTAGCTATGCAGCTCTGTGAGGAAGGCTACGATAGCACACATGTATTCGGTATTATGGCGACGAGCAATGGAACCTTTGCTCCCATACAAAGTGCAATCAAGTCTTGGGCTAATGCGACGTGCTTATCGTTCCCCGGATCTGTCAAGCTTGCGGGCTCGGTGAAATTCACTACGCCGCTCCTGAATGGCAACCACACTACCGCGGCCAATTCCACTTACTTAGGGCGCAATCTGGTTCGGAAGATAATTACAAGGGGGAGTGGCGAGTGTACAACTGTACAGGTTGACGCTGGGAACAGCTGTGCAGACCTGGCAGTGAAATGCGGCATTTCGGGCGCTGACTTCACGAAGTACAACCCCGCCAATGATTTCTGCTCCACGTTGAAGCCTAAGCAGCATGTTTGCTGCTCTGATGGAAATCTTCCTGATTTTCGTCCCCAGCCCAACGAAGACGGCTCCTGTAGGGCATACCAGGTCCAGGCCGATGACAATTGCGACAGCCTCGCTGCGGAATACAGTTTGAGCAGCGATGATCTTGAGAATTTTAACAAGGACACCTGGGGTTGGAATGGCTGCGAGCTTCTGTTCAAAGATACGGTTATGTGTTTGAGTGAAGGAACTCCGCCCTTCCCCGCAGAGATCTCCAACGCTCAGTGTGGTCCCCAAAAGCCAGGCACAATCCCGCCAACAAATGGCTCGAACATTGCCGACCTCAACCCTTGTCCGCTCAACGCATGCTGTAATATATGGGGCCAATGCGGCATAACTGCGGACTTCTGCGTTGATACAAACACTGGGGCCCCGGGAACGGCTGAGCCAGGAACCTACGGCTGTATATCGAATTGTGGGATGGATGTTGTGAAAGGATCTGGGTCTGGGGATGTCAAAATTGCCTACTATGAAGGCTACTGCCTCAGTAGGGAGTGCCTCTTTCAGGATGCCTCGCAGATTGATACCTCGCAATACACGCACCTTCATTTCGGCTTCGGAACACTGACCGACTCTTGGGAGGTCGAGACAGGGGATACATTGTCCACCTACAATTTTGGCGAGTTCAAGAAAATCTCAGGAACCAAGAGAATTCTTTCGATTGGTGGGTGGGACTTCTCAACCATGCCTGAAACATACAAGATTTTCCGTAATGGTGTCAAACCGGCGAACAGGCTAACGATGGCGACAAATATTGCCAACTTTATCAAGGACAATGATCTTGATGGTGTCGATATCGACTGGGAATATCCGGGGGCGCCTGACCTTCCTGAAAATGACCCTGGGACGGAGGAAGACGGTCCCAACTACCTGGCATTCCTTGTCGTTCTCAAAAATCTCTTGCCGGGAAAGTCTGTCTCCATTGCCGCACCGGCATCCTACTGGTACCTGAAGCAGTTTCCTATAAAGGACATGGCTAGGATCGTCGACTACATTGTCTATATGACCTATGACCTTCACGGCCAGTGGGATGCGCATAACAGCAACTCACAGGAAGGCTGTGATACGGGTAATTGTCTGCGCAGCCAGGTTAATTTGACGGAAACGAAACAGTCTTTGGCAATGATTACCAAGGCAGGTGTCCCTGGCGCAAAGGTTATTGTTGGTGTGACAAGCTACGGTCGTTCTTTCAAGATGGCAGACCCTAATTGCTGGGGCCCGGAATGCCTTTACACTGGCGACCGCTTAGATTCTGACGCGAAGAAGGGCAAATGTACTAATACAGCTGGTTACCTTGCTGGGGCGGAAATTGacgatattataaaagatccCTCTCGGGTCGTCAAAAGCTATGTTGACACGACCAGCAATAGCGACATTCTCATTTACGACAAGGATGAATGGGTCGGCTACATGAGCGCCGCCACAAAAAAGGCGCGCACCACCCTGTATAGCGCTTGGGGCTTGGGTGGAACCTCTGACTGGGCCAGCGACCTGCAAACCTATCATGATGTTCCCAAGCCGGCGACAAGCTGGGCCAACTTCATCCAACTCGCCAAAGCAGGGGAGGACCCTAAGGCTGACCAAACGCGTACCGGAAACTGGACCTCGTATGACTGCACTGACGATAATGTTGCAAATCTATTCGACTTCACACCCTCACAACGGTGGAAGAACATGGATACAGATACAGCATGGAGTGACATTATCCGAATCTGGAATGACACCGATCACCCGCGCCATATCAGTTTCATGCAATCTGTTGAGAGCACCACCCATTTCGAGTATCATGCCTGCGATGACGTAGAGGCCACAAGCTGCAGTTCCATTGGTTGCGAAGACGGTGCAAACGGAGGCCAGTCTGGTCCCGCAGCCTTTCTCATCCTTTACTCAATGGCCCAAATTCACGATATGTACAAGAAATACTACGATGGCTTATTCCAGTCTCTCAGTATTGTCGGTACGGCACTCGATGATATGGAGAACAAATTCGCGCCCGTCCCACCTGAGAGAGACGATACTTGGCTCAATATTCTCATAGACATGGTCACACTTGGCGCTCTAGGCTCCGCTGGGCCCTTGTTCAACACAATGCTGAAGGATCTCGATTGGTTTTCTGGCAGCGCCCTGGACAATGCAAAAGATACCACTATGACCCTCTTGGGACAAGGTACAACTACCGCCAAGGACGTACTACCTCCGGGTAAGGCCGATTGGTCGCCTGAAGACCAGGACGAATTCTCAGCCTATATGGGGCAGGTCGTGTATGGCTGGTCCAATACCACCTCCCGCACGCTTCAACGTCTTTTCGGCGGTTCTCCAGAAAATATGAAAACCCTATGGGAAGTCATATCAGATGGCAAGCTCATCGAGGGTAAGAGGAATGTTGATCCCCCTGACACTGTAAATCCTCAGAATGAGCTCATCGCCAATATTAACAAGTGCGTCGTCGGCTTTGCATTGCCCGCATTGTGGCGCCAAGCTGGATCTTATACGTTTATCATTGATTCAGGTCAGTCTTGCGACGATGACCCGAACATCAGCGAGTATTTGGACGACGATACCATTGATGCCACGGGTGTCTGCGTTGACAATCGACAATACTACCTCGCATATCCGGATGGCCATGCGACTGACTGTACTTGCAAGATCATCAACGATTCCGGCCCCTGTCAAACGGTCTGCAGAGACAGCAAATTCTCTGCTCCCGAGGGAATCGAATACATCTCTGGCGACAACAGCTACTACGGCATCACTATCAACGAGCTGGTCAAGGGCTCTGTCCGGACCTGGATAGCTAACGGGAGGGAAAACGGCGCTAGCATAGCAGATCCTACGAACCACGGCACCATGTCCGACCTGATAGACGTTGATGTTACAACGCCCGGCTTCATGCGGATTCCTGTTTGTAGCCCCGCCCGCGCCTTTCAATCCTGGGACACGGCCGACAGAGACTCAAGCCCGAACTGGCCCTGCGATATCCCGCCTGGTAAAGATGAGTGCGGTGAGTCAACCTTTGTGGACCAAACTAGCGATGCATCACCAAAGGTAGAAGACTGCCGCCAGATCATCAAGAACATTGAGGGCGATGCATCCACTAGCTGGACGACCCAGGTTGTCGGCCATAACCAGCGCGAGATTGCCAGTCACGCATCCTGTCACTTTGGCGTTGAGGCTACTAAGACCAACGGAAATGTCAATTTCAAGGTCGGCGGGCAGGATGTCATTGATATTATCAATGATTCCATCGACAAATTTGCTAGGGATGGGCTGATCGGCGCAAAGGGAAACATGGATTGCAATGGTAATGTAAAGAGTGAGCCGGTGCTGTGGGGGATATACTAG